A single genomic interval of Meles meles chromosome 9, mMelMel3.1 paternal haplotype, whole genome shotgun sequence harbors:
- the LOC123950326 gene encoding nuclear body protein SP140-like protein isoform X2, whose translation MFSIVKNKEISHEALLNLFKQNKVEIANAITKPFPFLESLRDRSFITEKIYKDSQEAHKNLVPVARVVYNILCDLEKTFDRSLLQVLFSRVHLKEYPDLIHVHRIFENVNEDKYFPQKNGSEETQNLPNTGPNSEQALDEFTGLRMKEKKSETVCIILTDGQGFSGESSEDEGPPEALSSAGCRGPEEEGEDEEEGEDDQLPAIDPEASAFRAPAF comes from the exons atgTTTTCAATAGTTAAGAACAAGGAGATTTCCCATGAGGCTCTTTTGAATCTCTTCAAGCAAAATAAGGTGGAGATAGCAAACGCAATAACAAAGCCATTTCCTTTCCTTGAAAGCCTCAGAGACCGCTCCTTTATAACGGAAAAAATCTACAAA gattcTCAAGAAGCCCATAAAAACTTGGTTCCTGTAGCGAGAGTGGTGTATAATATTCTCTGCGACCTCGAGAAGACCTTTGATAGGTCGCTTCTACAAGTCCTGTTCAGCAGGGTTCATCTGAAGGAGTATCCTGATTTAATTCATGTTCATAGAATCTTCGAAAATG TAAATGAAGACAAATATTTTCCCCAGAAAAATGGTAGTGAAGAGACACAAAACCTGCCCAACACTGGGCCAAACTCTGAACAAG CACTGGATGAATTCACAGGtttaagaatgaaagagaagaagtcagagacgGTGTGCATCATACTGACTGATGGGCAAG GTTTCAGCGGTGAATCCAGTGAGGATGAAGGGCCTCCAGAAGCTCTGAGCTCTGCAGGATGCCGAGGGCcggaggaggagggtgaggatgaggaggagggtgaggacgaCCAGCTTCCGGCTATAGACCCTGAGGCATCTGCATTCAGAGCTCCTGCTTTCTGA
- the LOC123950326 gene encoding nuclear body protein SP140-like protein isoform X1, translating to MRMFSIVKNKEISHEALLNLFKQNKVEIANAITKPFPFLESLRDRSFITEKIYKDSQEAHKNLVPVARVVYNILCDLEKTFDRSLLQVLFSRVHLKEYPDLIHVHRIFENVNEDKYFPQKNGSEETQNLPNTGPNSEQALDEFTGLRMKEKKSETVCIILTDGQGFSGESSEDEGPPEALSSAGCRGPEEEGEDEEEGEDDQLPAIDPEASAFRAPAF from the exons atgag gatgTTTTCAATAGTTAAGAACAAGGAGATTTCCCATGAGGCTCTTTTGAATCTCTTCAAGCAAAATAAGGTGGAGATAGCAAACGCAATAACAAAGCCATTTCCTTTCCTTGAAAGCCTCAGAGACCGCTCCTTTATAACGGAAAAAATCTACAAA gattcTCAAGAAGCCCATAAAAACTTGGTTCCTGTAGCGAGAGTGGTGTATAATATTCTCTGCGACCTCGAGAAGACCTTTGATAGGTCGCTTCTACAAGTCCTGTTCAGCAGGGTTCATCTGAAGGAGTATCCTGATTTAATTCATGTTCATAGAATCTTCGAAAATG TAAATGAAGACAAATATTTTCCCCAGAAAAATGGTAGTGAAGAGACACAAAACCTGCCCAACACTGGGCCAAACTCTGAACAAG CACTGGATGAATTCACAGGtttaagaatgaaagagaagaagtcagagacgGTGTGCATCATACTGACTGATGGGCAAG GTTTCAGCGGTGAATCCAGTGAGGATGAAGGGCCTCCAGAAGCTCTGAGCTCTGCAGGATGCCGAGGGCcggaggaggagggtgaggatgaggaggagggtgaggacgaCCAGCTTCCGGCTATAGACCCTGAGGCATCTGCATTCAGAGCTCCTGCTTTCTGA